A portion of the Candidatus Poribacteria bacterium genome contains these proteins:
- a CDS encoding tetratricopeptide repeat protein yields MLKYLTVLILFSVAVSIALSNSSRAEKHYKNATAFHTIGEFEQAISEYKKAIALDPNFPIIYNKLGIAYSELKEYDAALDAYQKALALSPMTAELHYNIGLVYLKKGEHPRAAEAFKQAIAIDAEWGDAYTGLGEVHLKQGDLEQAARAYKQAKHLNPKNTSAILGLGKVYTRQGRLDDAVAAIERVIEIQVDNTEAHYQLAQIYVKRGEKEKAAASIAFFKVLRQTDPLLKEAEMWVKKHPDDARGYNNLGIVYLARHRFKDAIESYKRAISLTPDLATAHYNLGHAYHKQGAISFAIEAYRKALAIDTELAIAHNNIAVCYAELKVDLDKALSHAQTAVRLAPTEANYWDTLSEICTALGLENEAQQAREKQERYSQEK; encoded by the coding sequence ATGCTAAAATATCTTACCGTCCTTATCCTTTTTAGTGTTGCTGTAAGCATCGCTTTATCCAATTCTTCACGCGCTGAAAAGCACTATAAAAATGCTACTGCCTTTCACACCATCGGAGAGTTTGAACAAGCCATCTCCGAATACAAAAAAGCCATCGCGCTTGATCCAAATTTCCCTATCATCTATAACAAACTCGGGATCGCATATTCCGAACTGAAGGAATATGATGCTGCGCTTGATGCGTATCAAAAGGCACTTGCGTTGTCTCCCATGACGGCTGAACTGCACTATAATATCGGCTTGGTTTATCTCAAAAAAGGTGAACACCCACGAGCTGCTGAAGCGTTTAAACAGGCTATTGCTATCGATGCAGAGTGGGGAGATGCTTATACCGGACTCGGTGAAGTTCACTTGAAACAGGGCGATTTAGAGCAGGCTGCGCGTGCCTATAAGCAAGCCAAACATCTCAATCCAAAAAACACCAGCGCAATCCTCGGATTGGGTAAAGTCTATACGAGACAGGGACGCTTGGATGACGCAGTCGCCGCGATTGAAAGGGTGATCGAAATTCAGGTGGATAACACAGAGGCACATTACCAACTTGCTCAGATTTATGTCAAACGCGGTGAAAAGGAGAAAGCCGCCGCATCGATAGCGTTCTTCAAAGTCCTCCGCCAAACGGACCCGCTCCTTAAGGAAGCCGAGATGTGGGTAAAGAAACACCCCGATGATGCAAGAGGTTATAACAATTTGGGGATTGTTTACCTCGCACGCCATCGCTTTAAAGATGCAATTGAGAGTTACAAACGTGCCATCTCTCTTACCCCTGATTTGGCGACCGCACATTATAACTTAGGGCATGCTTACCATAAACAGGGAGCAATCTCTTTCGCTATTGAGGCTTATCGGAAGGCACTCGCGATTGATACGGAACTCGCGATTGCCCATAATAATATCGCTGTCTGTTATGCAGAATTGAAGGTAGACTTAGATAAAGCACTCTCCCACGCTCAAACTGCTGTCCGTCTTGCCCCGACTGAGGCAAATTATTGGGATACACTCTCTGAAATTTGTACTGCTCTTGGGTTGGAAAATGAAGCACAACAGGCTCGTGAAAAACAGGAAAGGTATTCTCAAGAGAAATGA
- a CDS encoding LamG domain-containing protein — MYQFGKFMGVFVAIFVLFTLTAPVYAGLDDKSLVLYLSFDEGDAEDGSEHGHDGELIKDPKSVDGQFGKALEFDGTKGQHVKVPINDTLQLTEQFSIAFWVKRDDDQIREWNYMVTAGTLKWASIFRNSDKKTYFWSSAPGWAQKAVSDDVQPDDWVHLAVTHDTKSEVVIYNDGKKAGGGAKPPTVAEIDGSMMVGARHPGEEFFTGIIDEVFVFNRILTAAEIEEIMTGDFLPVEPAEKLATTWGSIKSDRD, encoded by the coding sequence GTGTACCAATTCGGAAAATTTATGGGGGTGTTTGTCGCGATATTCGTATTGTTCACCCTTACAGCACCTGTATATGCAGGGTTAGATGACAAATCCCTTGTTTTATATCTCTCTTTTGATGAAGGTGATGCCGAAGATGGTTCCGAGCATGGTCATGATGGCGAACTTATCAAGGATCCAAAATCGGTGGACGGGCAATTCGGCAAAGCGTTAGAGTTCGACGGAACGAAGGGACAGCATGTAAAAGTGCCTATCAACGACACTTTACAGTTAACAGAACAGTTCTCTATCGCTTTCTGGGTTAAACGTGACGATGATCAAATTCGAGAGTGGAACTACATGGTGACAGCCGGTACCTTGAAATGGGCATCAATTTTTAGAAATAGCGACAAGAAAACCTATTTCTGGTCGAGTGCCCCCGGTTGGGCACAAAAAGCGGTTAGCGATGACGTTCAACCCGATGACTGGGTGCACCTCGCAGTGACCCACGACACCAAATCCGAAGTTGTCATCTACAACGATGGGAAAAAGGCTGGTGGTGGAGCTAAACCGCCAACTGTTGCTGAGATTGATGGCTCCATGATGGTTGGGGCACGCCACCCCGGCGAAGAGTTTTTCACCGGTATCATTGACGAGGTGTTTGTCTTCAACAGGATCCTCACTGCGGCGGAAATCGAAGAAATTATGACTGGCGATTTCCTACCCGTGGAACCCGCAGAGAAACTCGCGACAACCTGGGGTAGTATTAAATCCGATCGCGATTAG
- a CDS encoding NAD(P)-dependent oxidoreductase: MPIEKILITGASGYLAQFIIDRLHGEYQLTLTDLVEPDSVLADTTFIKADVTNPAEIEAVCAGQDAVVHLVALVRGRSDKPASLFADVMVKGTWNVAEACVKQGVQKLVNISSISTCPPAPSAKLPYEVGDDFQFGPGDLYYALAKYLGEQIGAAYHQAHGLDVIHVRPGVIAGDGQNPGPSAPDVVTDPWFVYVDPRDVAQCVARAVETQTVKYGSYNAVAGRADSRFSWKEAADDLGYSPEHNWPEIPGGDA; the protein is encoded by the coding sequence ATGCCTATTGAAAAGATTCTGATTACGGGTGCCAGCGGATATCTGGCGCAATTTATCATTGACCGGCTGCACGGTGAATATCAACTCACGCTCACCGATCTTGTTGAACCCGACAGCGTGCTTGCAGATACGACTTTTATCAAGGCAGACGTGACAAATCCCGCCGAAATTGAAGCCGTGTGTGCAGGGCAAGACGCTGTTGTGCATCTCGTTGCCTTAGTCCGCGGACGTTCCGATAAACCCGCTTCGTTATTTGCAGATGTTATGGTAAAAGGCACTTGGAACGTAGCAGAAGCGTGCGTGAAACAAGGCGTGCAGAAACTGGTGAATATTTCGAGTATCTCGACGTGTCCTCCCGCTCCGAGTGCAAAACTGCCATACGAGGTGGGTGACGATTTCCAGTTCGGACCGGGTGATCTCTACTATGCGCTCGCAAAGTACCTCGGTGAGCAGATCGGTGCAGCGTATCACCAGGCACACGGATTGGATGTGATCCACGTTCGCCCGGGAGTCATTGCCGGAGACGGACAGAACCCAGGTCCATCAGCCCCTGACGTTGTAACGGATCCTTGGTTCGTTTACGTAGATCCGAGGGACGTTGCACAGTGTGTTGCTCGTGCAGTTGAGACACAGACGGTAAAATACGGGTCGTACAACGCTGTCGCCGGACGTGCAGATTCTCGTTTTTCATGGAAAGAGGCAGCAGATGATTTAGGATATTCACCTGAGCACAATTGGCCAGAGATCCCCGGCGGCGATGCGTAA
- a CDS encoding PEP-CTERM sorting domain-containing protein: MKIMMVLAGFVLMIAYCVIGTSDMAQAEEVLGTGTSSLLGGDLTDPEDDGEPESDNGYNAIFSANDEPGFAGGEFAFNVFDNRLGPSNDKWCCGRGGGIPEEGLHVTAEFEEAYALTHFTVSSANDVPARDPTVWEVQGSNDGEDFTTIFAHDGDSFWNQRLQVVLFEAGEDYDIQTTGYRFFRHVTFDTASNPAGAYFQIGEIEYFGDTLTAVDPKAKLTTTWGHLKNVR, encoded by the coding sequence ATGAAAATTATGATGGTATTAGCAGGATTTGTGCTGATGATAGCCTATTGTGTTATCGGCACGAGCGACATGGCACAGGCGGAGGAAGTCTTAGGAACAGGAACGAGTTCACTGTTAGGAGGAGACCTAACCGACCCAGAAGACGATGGTGAACCTGAATCAGATAACGGTTACAACGCCATTTTCTCAGCCAACGATGAACCTGGATTCGCGGGCGGTGAATTTGCGTTTAACGTCTTCGATAACCGTCTTGGTCCCAGCAATGACAAATGGTGCTGCGGACGTGGAGGCGGCATTCCAGAGGAAGGTCTACACGTGACAGCTGAGTTTGAGGAAGCGTACGCATTAACACACTTCACCGTATCTTCAGCGAATGATGTTCCTGCGAGGGACCCTACAGTGTGGGAGGTTCAGGGGTCGAATGACGGCGAAGATTTTACGACCATCTTTGCTCACGACGGGGATAGTTTTTGGAATCAGCGACTGCAAGTCGTCCTTTTTGAGGCAGGGGAAGATTACGACATTCAAACCACCGGGTACCGGTTTTTTCGGCATGTTACTTTTGACACTGCATCGAACCCGGCTGGGGCGTACTTTCAAATTGGCGAAATTGAGTACTTTGGCGATACTCTGACCGCCGTAGACCCTAAAGCCAAACTCACAACTACATGGGGACACCTCAAAAACGTCCGATAA
- a CDS encoding Gfo/Idh/MocA family oxidoreductase — protein MNSQKPLTIGIIGSGNMGRHHLRVITEYGASIVAVHDVQLEAARELATHTDGALATTDLDAFFDVDMDGVVITTPPPVRLVPIQMACDRGIAVMVEKPPALNMAEGRKCLAAIEKADIIAAVGFQLRYHPLYERLKALIASETVHLVRTVCTVNYYLSFRMSPWFLQYEISGGPLPEQAVHVLDCARFVMGNPKPLQAHALAIKNMALERTEFDAENAIQMTYQLDNGVFGTHMNHCGTENFSFEVEVVGPHLRLHANMTENAIRGYLNGETINEPAVSENSLGLDKTGAWLRAIETGDRTLIRSPFADGIETLALIDAAVQSRDTGRFIHVKDL, from the coding sequence ATGAACTCTCAAAAACCATTGACAATTGGCATTATCGGTTCTGGCAATATGGGCAGACATCATCTCAGAGTGATAACCGAGTACGGCGCGAGCATCGTTGCGGTCCATGACGTACAACTTGAAGCAGCACGCGAACTCGCAACGCATACTGATGGCGCACTTGCCACTACTGATTTAGATGCTTTTTTCGATGTAGATATGGACGGGGTAGTGATCACAACACCACCCCCTGTCCGCCTTGTGCCCATCCAGATGGCATGCGATCGTGGCATCGCCGTCATGGTCGAGAAACCTCCTGCCCTAAATATGGCTGAAGGTAGAAAGTGCCTTGCCGCCATTGAGAAAGCAGACATCATCGCTGCTGTCGGATTTCAACTTCGCTATCATCCGCTCTATGAACGGTTAAAGGCATTAATCGCTTCGGAGACGGTGCACCTCGTTCGGACGGTCTGCACCGTCAATTATTACCTCAGTTTCAGAATGTCGCCATGGTTCCTGCAGTATGAGATAAGTGGTGGTCCCTTGCCTGAACAAGCAGTGCATGTCTTGGATTGTGCTCGATTTGTTATGGGCAATCCGAAACCGCTGCAGGCACATGCTTTAGCCATTAAAAATATGGCACTGGAACGGACCGAATTCGATGCAGAAAATGCTATTCAGATGACCTATCAATTGGATAACGGAGTTTTCGGAACACACATGAATCATTGCGGCACCGAAAATTTTAGTTTTGAGGTTGAAGTCGTCGGACCGCATTTGCGACTCCACGCGAATATGACAGAAAATGCCATTCGTGGATACCTCAACGGCGAAACTATCAATGAACCGGCAGTCTCCGAAAACAGTTTAGGCTTAGATAAAACCGGTGCCTGGCTTCGTGCCATTGAAACAGGGGACAGAACGCTGATTCGCTCGCCATTCGCCGATGGGATTGAAACACTCGCCCTAATTGATGCAGCCGTCCAGAGCCGAGACACTGGCAGATTTATCCATGTGAAGGACCTGTAA
- a CDS encoding ArsC family (seleno)protein, which produces MQEFLDTHNLQAENRTDARKEAMDVAAVWDLMGSAERIVVAKGRRIETFVPTEDARESILKAVIGRSGSLRAPTVQSGDVFLVGFNETLYSPEAPFI; this is translated from the coding sequence GTGCAAGAGTTTCTTGACACACATAATCTACAAGCAGAAAACCGGACTGATGCGCGAAAAGAGGCAATGGATGTAGCAGCCGTATGGGATTTAATGGGCAGTGCAGAGCGAATTGTCGTCGCGAAAGGAAGACGGATAGAAACCTTCGTGCCAACTGAAGACGCACGGGAATCAATTTTAAAAGCCGTGATAGGACGAAGTGGCAGCCTGCGTGCGCCGACGGTGCAAAGCGGAGATGTTTTCCTCGTCGGCTTCAACGAAACGCTCTACAGCCCGGAAGCACCCTTCATTTAA
- the ftsA gene encoding cell division protein FtsA has product MPKQNIIAGLDIGSSKISVVVGNTLHGNSQKIGIIGVGHATSEGLRRGVVVDINQTAEAIRKAISSAELMAGVKIDAVCVGVSGEHVIGQTSHGVVSVANTEISQDDVDRAMLAARAISIPADREILHVIEQNFVVDAQNRIREPIGMSGARLEAYAYIITGGTTAIQNLLNSIEKAGVPIVETLVAAPLAATQATISRDEREVGIALVDIGDGTTEIIVYKEDSIQHTAVIPVGGQHVTNDIAQYLKVTLPEAEELKLNRGCAWTELVDPDETRSIPVTSDSTPPRFIDRVELAQIIEYRMAEILEVVGEELGDMPLPGGLVLTGGTALMDGLQELAEVMLQLRVQIGYPRGLQGLTDRVNHPMYAGGIGLALYGETLRQQEREHNARQGGNAFGSVLQRIKEWFGY; this is encoded by the coding sequence ATGCCAAAACAAAATATTATTGCGGGACTTGATATCGGTTCAAGCAAAATTTCAGTAGTTGTTGGGAATACTCTGCACGGGAATTCCCAGAAAATAGGAATTATCGGCGTTGGACACGCTACTTCCGAAGGACTTCGCCGCGGTGTTGTTGTTGACATTAATCAAACGGCTGAAGCAATCCGCAAAGCCATTTCCAGTGCTGAATTGATGGCGGGAGTAAAAATAGACGCGGTCTGTGTCGGTGTTTCCGGTGAACATGTAATTGGACAAACATCACACGGTGTTGTCTCTGTGGCAAATACTGAGATTTCGCAAGATGATGTTGACCGAGCGATGTTAGCGGCGAGGGCAATATCTATTCCCGCTGACCGAGAAATTCTGCATGTGATCGAACAAAATTTTGTCGTTGATGCACAGAATCGTATTAGGGAACCTATTGGTATGTCCGGTGCGCGTCTTGAGGCTTACGCCTATATTATTACAGGTGGCACAACGGCTATTCAAAATCTGCTCAATAGTATCGAAAAGGCAGGGGTACCTATAGTTGAGACACTTGTAGCCGCGCCCCTTGCTGCAACGCAAGCAACTATCTCAAGAGATGAACGTGAAGTCGGCATCGCACTTGTTGATATCGGTGATGGAACAACTGAGATTATCGTCTATAAAGAAGATTCTATCCAGCATACAGCAGTAATTCCTGTCGGGGGGCAGCACGTCACCAACGATATTGCGCAATACTTAAAAGTCACGCTTCCGGAAGCGGAAGAACTAAAACTTAACCGCGGATGCGCTTGGACAGAATTAGTGGATCCCGATGAGACGAGGTCTATTCCAGTTACGAGCGATTCAACGCCACCGCGTTTCATTGACCGCGTTGAACTTGCCCAGATTATCGAGTACCGCATGGCTGAAATCTTAGAAGTAGTTGGTGAGGAATTGGGGGATATGCCGCTTCCAGGTGGACTTGTCCTTACTGGGGGAACTGCGCTCATGGACGGTTTGCAAGAACTTGCCGAAGTTATGCTCCAATTACGCGTCCAGATCGGCTACCCGCGTGGATTGCAAGGCTTGACTGATCGGGTCAACCATCCGATGTACGCTGGAGGGATAGGACTCGCCCTTTATGGTGAGACTTTGCGGCAGCAAGAGCGTGAGCATAACGCGCGTCAGGGAGGCAATGCCTTTGGGTCAGTCTTGCAACGTATCAAAGAATGGTTCGGATATTAG
- a CDS encoding site-specific DNA-methyltransferase — protein sequence MTSEKNKIQPKTAELRAEIAALDTELAEDFKAQFSIAPFLSRKIVSFQGNKDKPAYSWYKYKEAFSAGLVEYFLVNYTGRISGKVLDPFAGIGTTLFAASSQGIPADGIELLPVGQEIIRARLLSERELTSNDLVTLERWITSLPWKECSERVPFSTLRITENAYPPETVTAIERSRGALQQENEEIQAILRLALLCILESISYTRKDGQYLRWDARSGKQRPGTKAFNKGEILGFDAAITAKLKEILSDVRNAEVPTTLFPVKHITKDIRLFGGSCLEVLPTLETAAYGAIMTSPPYCNRYDYTRTYALELAMLELTQAEVSNLRQEMLSCTVENREKDLLKICPQWKPFIEAANQQKLLQTIYTYLEHEKVSGTLNNSGIPRMVRGYFSEIACVIGECARVLKPNARFFMVNDNVRYAGVSISVDMILSNIAQSLGFEVEKILVVPGKKGNSSQQMGAYGRVPLRKCVYVWRRR from the coding sequence ATGACATCCGAAAAAAATAAAATCCAGCCCAAAACTGCCGAATTGCGTGCTGAAATCGCCGCGCTTGACACTGAACTCGCTGAGGATTTCAAAGCACAATTCTCGATAGCCCCATTTCTATCCCGGAAAATTGTCAGTTTTCAGGGAAATAAAGACAAACCCGCCTACAGCTGGTACAAATATAAGGAAGCCTTTTCAGCAGGACTTGTCGAATACTTTCTTGTTAATTACACAGGTCGAATTTCAGGAAAGGTACTTGATCCGTTTGCTGGAATAGGCACAACGTTGTTTGCGGCAAGTTCCCAAGGAATCCCCGCTGACGGTATAGAATTATTACCCGTCGGTCAGGAGATTATCCGTGCCCGTCTCCTTTCAGAAAGAGAACTGACATCAAATGACCTTGTGACACTTGAACGCTGGATAACCTCTCTCCCGTGGAAGGAATGCTCAGAAAGGGTGCCCTTCAGTACACTCAGGATCACAGAAAACGCCTATCCACCAGAAACAGTAACAGCGATTGAACGGTCCAGAGGTGCTCTCCAACAGGAAAACGAGGAAATTCAGGCAATCTTAAGACTTGCACTGCTGTGCATCTTAGAGAGCATCAGCTACACTCGAAAAGATGGACAATATCTGCGCTGGGATGCGCGCTCAGGCAAGCAACGCCCTGGAACAAAGGCATTCAACAAAGGCGAAATTCTTGGTTTTGACGCTGCCATAACTGCCAAACTTAAAGAAATTTTATCGGATGTCCGCAACGCTGAAGTACCCACAACACTTTTCCCTGTTAAGCACATCACGAAGGATATTCGGTTATTTGGAGGTTCATGTCTTGAAGTGCTACCGACACTTGAAACAGCTGCCTACGGGGCGATTATGACTTCACCCCCCTATTGCAACCGTTACGATTACACTCGGACTTATGCCCTTGAACTCGCCATGTTGGAACTGACACAAGCAGAAGTTTCCAATTTGCGGCAGGAGATGTTGAGCTGCACCGTAGAAAACCGAGAAAAGGATTTGCTGAAAATTTGTCCGCAATGGAAGCCCTTTATAGAAGCAGCCAACCAGCAAAAATTACTACAAACCATATACACCTACCTTGAGCATGAAAAGGTATCTGGTACCCTAAACAATAGCGGTATCCCGAGGATGGTTCGCGGATATTTTTCCGAGATAGCGTGTGTCATCGGCGAGTGTGCTCGTGTTCTAAAGCCAAATGCACGCTTCTTTATGGTAAACGATAATGTGCGTTATGCGGGTGTGAGCATTTCAGTAGACATGATTTTATCAAACATAGCGCAATCCCTCGGTTTTGAGGTAGAAAAAATTCTTGTGGTACCTGGGAAAAAAGGAAATAGCAGTCAACAAATGGGAGCGTATGGACGCGTGCCGCTTCGGAAATGTGTGTACGTCTGGAGAAGGAGATAA
- a CDS encoding radical SAM protein, which yields MDLRQHYQHLRSEEHGAHNNFRKPNRFALVYPSTYALGMSSLGVQVMYATLNSREDTGCERVFVPELDYLRKLAVQKKPLFSFETQTALNQFDIIGFSVSFESDYVNIPHTLELANIPPLAEARTEWDPLVIAGGINISYNPEPIADFVDVFVVGEAELVIHQLMAHFDEWKRSGAPKSELLEVLATVPGLYVPRFYDVTYRDDGTIDAVSPKPGMPPQIRAGAVPKLDDVETCTHIHTPNTEFSNAHLIEIVRGCGRQCRFCVADYARRWPRHRSVESTLALAERARGITDRIGLVGASISDHPHIDEIATGLVERGFRISCASLRAETVRAPLLDALADSEQGTITIAPEVATEELQKVVNKAIPRERLYHVFEEALKRDILNLRLYFLIGVPHETPEDVEAIVDMAKEMRTILLPHAKRTGRIARISFTISPMVPKPHTPFQWVAMEPPKTISRKLDFLKREINQLGSIKVGSASARLAHQEAVFARGDRRLGKVILELAHGVPWNQAFRKHDLAPHFYATRQRPLHEVNPWDHLDLNVKPQFLQLEFHKHEKGFTTSECDTTVCKKCGAC from the coding sequence TTGGACTTACGTCAACACTATCAACATCTGCGCAGTGAGGAACACGGCGCACATAATAACTTTAGAAAACCTAACAGATTCGCGCTTGTCTATCCGAGCACGTATGCCCTCGGTATGTCAAGTCTTGGTGTTCAGGTGATGTACGCGACCCTCAACAGTCGGGAGGACACCGGTTGCGAGCGCGTTTTTGTGCCTGAGCTTGATTATCTTCGGAAACTTGCTGTCCAGAAAAAGCCGCTTTTCTCGTTTGAGACCCAGACTGCCTTGAACCAGTTTGACATCATCGGGTTTTCTGTTTCCTTTGAATCGGATTACGTGAACATTCCCCACACGTTAGAGTTGGCGAACATTCCGCCGCTTGCTGAAGCACGAACGGAATGGGATCCACTTGTCATTGCTGGTGGCATTAATATTTCTTACAACCCAGAACCGATTGCTGACTTCGTCGATGTTTTTGTCGTCGGGGAAGCCGAGCTTGTCATCCATCAACTCATGGCGCACTTTGACGAATGGAAGCGGTCTGGCGCGCCGAAGAGTGAATTGCTTGAAGTGCTTGCGACTGTTCCAGGGCTTTATGTACCCCGTTTTTACGATGTAACCTATCGCGATGATGGGACTATTGATGCTGTTTCTCCAAAGCCCGGTATGCCCCCTCAGATTCGTGCTGGTGCTGTTCCCAAACTTGATGATGTTGAGACCTGCACGCACATCCACACACCGAATACTGAATTTTCAAACGCACATCTGATTGAAATTGTGCGAGGCTGCGGTAGGCAGTGCCGTTTCTGTGTTGCTGATTATGCACGCCGATGGCCGAGGCATCGATCTGTAGAAAGCACGCTCGCACTTGCGGAACGCGCACGCGGCATTACAGATAGAATCGGACTCGTAGGTGCTTCTATCTCTGACCATCCACATATTGATGAGATTGCCACAGGTCTTGTTGAACGCGGGTTCCGAATCTCTTGTGCCTCGCTCCGTGCGGAAACTGTCCGTGCCCCTTTATTGGACGCGCTTGCAGACAGCGAGCAAGGGACGATTACCATTGCCCCGGAAGTTGCGACTGAAGAACTCCAAAAGGTCGTCAATAAGGCGATCCCACGCGAACGTCTCTATCACGTTTTCGAGGAAGCGTTGAAACGGGACATTCTCAACCTTCGCCTATATTTCCTTATCGGTGTCCCGCATGAGACACCCGAAGATGTAGAGGCTATTGTCGATATGGCAAAAGAGATGCGAACTATTCTTCTCCCTCATGCCAAGCGAACGGGGAGGATAGCGCGTATCAGTTTCACCATCTCACCCATGGTGCCTAAACCACATACACCTTTCCAGTGGGTAGCGATGGAACCCCCGAAAACCATCTCCCGAAAACTCGATTTTCTGAAACGCGAGATTAACCAACTTGGTAGCATAAAGGTTGGCTCAGCAAGTGCCAGACTTGCGCACCAAGAGGCAGTCTTCGCGCGTGGTGACCGACGGCTTGGAAAAGTTATCCTTGAACTTGCACACGGGGTGCCTTGGAATCAAGCCTTCCGTAAGCACGACTTAGCTCCACACTTTTACGCGACACGCCAACGCCCACTGCATGAAGTCAACCCGTGGGACCATCTTGATCTCAATGTCAAACCCCAATTCCTACAACTTGAGTTCCACAAGCACGAAAAAGGTTTTACGACCAGTGAATGTGATACGACCGTTTGTAAGAAATGTGGTGCCTGTTAG
- a CDS encoding CRTAC1 family protein has translation MRYFCWTVLFFTLPTFAFAEVQFIDVTADAGITFQHVDGRTGEKFLIETLGSGALFFDFDIDGHLDLYIVNATHIPPPVSEKNVQTHLPRNRLYRNNGNDTFSDITDSAGVGDIGYGVGCASADVNNDGYPEIYVTNYGTNRLYSNNGDGTFTDVTQKAEVGDERWGTSCAFLDYDLDGDVDLYVVNYMKFSLAENQRWETKGIRTYCSPTDQIAGSHFVSEPDILYRNNGDGTFTDVTEAAGILHRALGLAVAVGDYNNDGAPDLHIANDMEADLFYYNNGDGTFTETADFNGTGYDENGFPGSGMGNAFGDYNNDGFLDLVVSNASSLPVLLYQNESAAFFTDVSFVSGIGAITLPYFKWAVEFFDYNNDGLLDLFVANGHLQENISLFSESTYPQADLVFRNVRRQEGTYYFTDASTEVGLTRLPKKVSRGAAFGDYDNDGDIDIFLNNSNQSATLLRNEGGNNNHWLTVQPIGTRSNASGIGTKIVVKAGDLSLSKEVRSGASYLSQSDLRVHFGLGENAGVDTLEIHWQNGLIERFANLKSNQILRIKEGQGIVDGQKTK, from the coding sequence ATGAGATACTTTTGCTGGACTGTTCTCTTCTTCACCCTGCCTACGTTTGCTTTTGCTGAAGTTCAATTCATTGACGTTACTGCCGATGCAGGCATCACATTTCAGCATGTTGATGGCAGAACCGGTGAAAAATTTCTCATTGAGACGCTCGGTTCTGGTGCTCTATTTTTTGATTTTGATATTGACGGACACCTCGACCTTTATATAGTCAACGCTACGCATATCCCACCGCCGGTTAGCGAAAAAAACGTCCAGACCCATCTCCCACGAAACAGACTCTATCGGAACAACGGCAACGACACTTTTAGCGATATTACGGATAGTGCAGGGGTTGGTGATATAGGCTATGGGGTTGGGTGTGCATCTGCCGATGTCAACAATGATGGGTACCCCGAAATTTACGTAACTAACTATGGAACTAACCGACTTTATTCTAACAACGGCGATGGTACTTTTACTGATGTGACGCAAAAGGCAGAAGTTGGCGATGAACGTTGGGGAACGAGCTGTGCTTTCCTTGATTACGATTTAGATGGGGATGTTGATCTATACGTCGTCAACTATATGAAATTTTCTCTCGCAGAGAACCAGCGGTGGGAGACCAAGGGCATCAGAACATATTGCAGCCCGACGGATCAGATTGCTGGCAGCCACTTTGTAAGTGAACCTGACATCCTCTATCGTAATAATGGAGATGGAACTTTCACGGATGTTACAGAAGCTGCCGGAATTTTGCATCGCGCCCTCGGTCTTGCTGTTGCAGTCGGAGACTACAATAACGATGGGGCACCGGACCTACACATCGCCAACGATATGGAGGCAGACCTCTTTTACTATAACAACGGGGATGGCACCTTTACCGAGACCGCCGATTTCAACGGGACAGGCTACGATGAGAACGGTTTTCCGGGAAGCGGGATGGGAAACGCATTCGGTGATTACAATAACGATGGTTTTCTTGATCTCGTTGTCAGTAATGCTTCTTCGCTGCCCGTGCTGCTCTATCAAAATGAAAGTGCTGCATTTTTTACCGATGTCTCTTTCGTTTCAGGAATTGGAGCAATAACACTTCCGTATTTTAAGTGGGCAGTCGAATTCTTTGATTACAATAACGATGGTCTCCTTGACCTCTTTGTTGCGAATGGGCATCTTCAGGAGAACATTTCGCTTTTTTCGGAGAGCACCTATCCACAGGCGGATTTGGTATTTCGCAACGTGCGTAGGCAAGAGGGCACATATTACTTTACCGATGCGTCTACTGAGGTGGGACTGACACGACTCCCGAAGAAAGTTAGTCGAGGTGCAGCGTTTGGGGATTACGACAATGACGGGGATATTGATATTTTCCTCAATAACTCCAATCAGTCCGCAACGCTTCTCCGAAACGAGGGCGGTAATAACAATCACTGGTTGACAGTCCAACCTATTGGTACTCGAAGCAACGCGTCCGGTATCGGTACAAAGATAGTTGTGAAGGCTGGAGATTTGTCTCTTTCCAAGGAAGTAAGGAGTGGGGCGAGTTACCTTTCACAAAGCGATCTCCGCGTTCACTTTGGGCTTGGGGAAAATGCCGGAGTTGACACTCTTGAAATTCACTGGCAAAACGGGCTTATAGAACGATTTGCCAACCTGAAGTCGAACCAAATCCTTCGCATTAAAGAGGGACAGGGGATTGTAGACGGTCAAAAAACAAAATAA